Genomic DNA from Methanofollis sp. W23:
CTTCTTATGCAATGCTTGGAGAGATCGTGAACCAGGTTGCCGGTCATCTACGGGCACACGGGTTCGGGGCCCAGGCAGATCCGGCGCTGGGCGGGAAGGTGTCGTTCCCAGATCTCGCGGAGAACGCAACCATCGGTCTTCGCGGGAGGCACGGGCTTCTGATCTCCCCTGAGAACGGCCCGTGCCAGAGGATTGCGGCGGTCTATACGAGCATCACGAACCTGCCGACCTCTTCCGAGAACCCGCATCTATGGATCCGTGATTTCTGCAGGACATGCGGGGAATGCGCCAAACATTGCCCTGGGGGAGCGATCAACCTGGGATACGAACCAGGTCCAGAGGGGCGCCGCCCCTTTATTGACGCGAAGAAATGCCATCCCTATTTCGAGGAGTACCATGGGTGCGGGGTGTGCATACGGGTCTGTCCGTTCCACATGCAGGGGTATGAAATGGTCCGTGCAAAGGTAAAAAAGAGTTGAGAATGTGCTTTCGCCGGACGGTGCAAAAAAAAGATCCTGGTCCTGCCCCTCGGTCTAAACCCTGTCCTCCACCTGGGGGCGTGCCGTCCCCCAAACACCCCGCTCCATGATAGGTCGGGGACGGCAGCACTCTCTTTATGGTCATCCTATCGTGGTCCCTGGGGTGCGGGCGGCACTCGCCCCCGGACAAAGGGGTAGGAAGGCGGGTGACACACGTCTCCCCTACACAAGAGGTGAGGGGTTCTACAGAGCCGATCTTTCAGCCATAATTTCTTCTGCGAGGAAGGTCGGAGAGGTTTGGGATGACCCCTTAATCAGGCCCCGTCCTATCGAGATCCCGATCCGGCCCACATACCCTGGATCAAATGAGGGTATGGGGGTATTTTTGGGAGGGGGAGACCAGGTCAGCACGACACTCACCCCCATAGGAGGGAGAGAATGGCTGCCGAAAAAATAGGAAAATTGTATGGGTCATACTCCTCGCGTCTTTTCTCATGCTTTTGATCTTTGCCCCTGGCTCGATCATCTTCCCTCCTCTTGCTTCGTCGCGGGGGACTGAGGGGGGCGGCCAGATCCCCACAGAGATAGCAAACCTGAGGATTTCTACAAAGCCCAATTTTCAAATCTCTAATGATCCTCCTGATAGGTCTCAGTCGCCCCCACTTCCCCTGCACAATCCTCTCCAGAAAAATCGGAAGGGGTCTGAAGGCAGGTGGCGTGTCCTCCCCCTGCAAGAGGTACGGGGTTCACCTAAAATTTTTCAGAGAGGCAAACCCTGAGATCTCATCCTCCCCCTCGCTCGTGCCAGAACACAACCCTTATCACGCCGACCTCCCATCTCACATTCTAACGGCCATACCCGTAAAGGAGATCAAATATGTCTGAAAAACCCGAACTCGATCGTGTCCCTCCCCTGATCGACGCCCTCTCAACGCCATTGCTCAGGGTGCGCTCCATCGCGGTGGCGGGACTTGCCAGACAGAGGGATGCGAGGGCACTTGGACCCATCATCGAATCGGTCAGGGGCCTGGACGGCGCAGATGTGGAAGACGTCTGTCAGTATATCAGCGACGTCATCGAAGCCCTTGCTTCCTTTGGTGACAGGACCGCTCTCAAACCGTTAGTCTCTCTCCTTGATGCCGAGTTCGACGACCTTCACCCCATTGTCTGGAACCTCACCGAAGACGACAGGTCTGCTATTGAATCGATGGCAGAACTCTATGTGTATGACGTCGAACCCCTCAAAGAGATCATGTACGGGCCATATTCCGTCGGCGTCAAAAAAATGATGATTAGCCTCCTCATGGAGGTCGATACCCTGGACGCCGACCGGGTTCTTCTTGATCTGGTCCAGGACAGAGAGGTAGACGAATATCTTGTCTCTGAGGCGATCTATGTGCTGGGGGTCCATGGGTGCAGGGACGCATTCGAACCCATTTGCAGGGTCATGGCCGACAGGGAGCGCTATACCGACGACACTCGGAGTTCTGCGGCGGTCGCACTCGGGCGGATCGGGGACCAGAGGGCGCTCGCTCCCCTGGTGGTGGTGCTCGCCGACCAGGATGATGCCCCGTATTCTATGACTGCAGAGTGCGCCGCCGATGCGCTTGAGATGCTTGTGCTCGACGAAGACGAGGAGGAATGGGGGGAAGAACCCGTTGAGGGTGACGATGAGGTGTTCGGGGTGCTCATCGAGGCACTTGCCTCCCCTGACCCCGACATGCAGGTCCTTGGAGTGCGGGGGCTTGGGGCGCTCGGGGATTCCAGGGCCGTGCCCCAGATCCTTGAGGCCCTTCGAAACTGGGAAGAGAGTGAAGAGTACCTCACCTTCTGCCGGGAGGCAATCACGGCGGTGGGAACGATCGGCGATGCATCGGCGGTGACACCGCTCTTCGAGACCCTCGACGAGATCGAGCAGGAGTCCGAGGTGTTTACGGACCACTTCCTCAACTCCCAAGAACTCTATGAGGAGGCATTTCAGGCGGTGGCCGGGATGGGGGAGGAGATCGTCGGGACACTCCACGAGATCGTCGCCGGGGAATATGGCCTGGTCATCAGGGCGATGGCGGTCCAGACGCTGGAGTATTTCCATGACCAGTATTCAGAGGCGGTCCTGATCGAGGCGCTGGAGAACAGAGACGAGCAGGAGGTTGCGGCATGGGCGGCCGACGCCCTGGGGCGTCGGGGGTCGACCGGCGCGGTGGCCCCACTCTGCAGGGTCGCCTGCGACACCAGGCACTACGAGGATATATGTCGCCTCTCCGCAATCGGCGCCCTCGGCGAGATCGGGGACCCACGGGCCCTCAGGACGTTGCTGGAGATGATCTCCAAGGAAGAACACTACGGCGAGCGCGCGTCTGATGCCTATGAAGCGTTTGAGTCGATCATCGAGATGATGGAAGATCGGAGAGAATAAAGACGAGGAAGATCAGGCCTGGAAAGTCCATCTAATACTCTTTACGAGGGAGGTGTCTTCCTCCCCTATCTTTTGCAGGGAGAATGCGCGCATCGAACGCCTTCCCTTATCTGTACCGGCTGGGACGACCAGAAGAGGCGGAGGAGTCATGTTCGTACTAACAATTGAGGAGGAGTTCTACAGACCCCTTTCTACGGGATCTTTGTGATGATGCCACCCAGCACAAAGAGGAGGAGGCCGTTGACCACGACGATCCCTGCGATGACCATCCCTGAAACAAGACCCGGTATCAGCATGGTGATCCCGAAGGCGATGGCCACGAAGTTCAAGACTGTCTGGGTGACCAGGAGATTTTTGATGGTCGGGGGGAGCGGGCCGGGGACAGGGGTTCCGGCGCCGTCCTTCAGCGACAAAAACCGCTTTGTAAGGAGGACCCCTCCGCCAAGGATATTCAGGAGCCCGAGGAGGACCTGGATCACCCCGGTCAGCACCCCCGGCACAATACATGAGACCACTCCCATCGCGGCAAATACGACCCCTACGATCATCAGGAACCACGAACGCGTATACTGGCCCATCGGCGTCTCCCCGAGGGCCATCATCTGGATGGCCATGATGACCATCAGCAGACCGAGCTGGCCGTCAGGGGAGAAGGGGATCACCCCGAGGTTTACCGGGAAGAGCAGGAGCCCGAGGAGGACCAGGAGCGTCCCGACCAGGATGAGTATAGCGATGGTGAGCGGGAGGGAGACGTCCCTGAACAGTCTTGAGCGGTGCACCGGGTTCTCTTGCGTCATGGGAGTCATCCTGGATTCTCTGTCCCTTCAGGGGAGTACTCACGATGAACGGTCTGAAGGCTCCACGAGAGATAGAAAAAACTGGACCCATAGAGGATGAGGAGCACCGCGGTCTCTGGATCGGTGGTGAGGCCAGGGAAGAGGGTGACAAGCCCAAGGATGACCGAGATGAGATAGACGAGGGTGCAGGCGACGGTGAGGTGGCGCAATATTCCAGAGATCTTCATCCACCTTCTCCCCCTCTCTTCTGGGACGAACAACTGGAGAAGAAGCGTGATTCCCCCCACCGAGAGCATTATTCCGACAAGGACGCGGACGAGCGTGCTCAGGGTGCCTGGAATAAAACAGGCGACCATCCCGACGACCGCCGTGCAGATCCCGAGGATGATGACCGCCCATGACCGGCGGAGGTCACCGAAGGGGGTCTTGCCCATGGTGACGACCTGAAAGGAGATGATGACGAGGAAGAGCCCGTAGGTGCTGTCGGGCGCATAGGGGAGTGCTCCAGTATGGATCCAGAAGAGGAGCAGCCCGAAGAGGAGCATGAATATGCCAAAGATCAGGATGATCACCACTTCGAGGGAGAGGTCGGACGCCACTTTTCCTGTCAAAGAGGGGTTTTCATGCTGCTGACCTTCAGGTGCCAGAAGTCCATTCCTCCATGGATGTATTCGATAAAGGATGATGAGATGAGGCTGATCAGATAACGCACAGGAATATTCGTCGACGCATATTTAAGGATTTCTATTTTTTGTCGGGGGAAAAGGGATCACATCTCATCTCCTGCAACAGGGCAGGAGAATC
This window encodes:
- a CDS encoding 4Fe-4S dicluster domain-containing protein, with translation MIRDFFAELEEDESKILEYDGVILSGPGSPQRDEFRDPDRPISLPSSVKEKVLFVIKILPHIRRVQKAQKQSVISLEQNPENPKTIASDDFLHDLELTATEMGASAIGYATVSEDEIFTQKGILYKNAIVLTAPMDREKINTAPGFDSSETSFASYAMLGEIVNQVAGHLRAHGFGAQADPALGGKVSFPDLAENATIGLRGRHGLLISPENGPCQRIAAVYTSITNLPTSSENPHLWIRDFCRTCGECAKHCPGGAINLGYEPGPEGRRPFIDAKKCHPYFEEYHGCGVCIRVCPFHMQGYEMVRAKVKKS
- a CDS encoding HEAT repeat domain-containing protein; protein product: MSEKPELDRVPPLIDALSTPLLRVRSIAVAGLARQRDARALGPIIESVRGLDGADVEDVCQYISDVIEALASFGDRTALKPLVSLLDAEFDDLHPIVWNLTEDDRSAIESMAELYVYDVEPLKEIMYGPYSVGVKKMMISLLMEVDTLDADRVLLDLVQDREVDEYLVSEAIYVLGVHGCRDAFEPICRVMADRERYTDDTRSSAAVALGRIGDQRALAPLVVVLADQDDAPYSMTAECAADALEMLVLDEDEEEWGEEPVEGDDEVFGVLIEALASPDPDMQVLGVRGLGALGDSRAVPQILEALRNWEESEEYLTFCREAITAVGTIGDASAVTPLFETLDEIEQESEVFTDHFLNSQELYEEAFQAVAGMGEEIVGTLHEIVAGEYGLVIRAMAVQTLEYFHDQYSEAVLIEALENRDEQEVAAWAADALGRRGSTGAVAPLCRVACDTRHYEDICRLSAIGALGEIGDPRALRTLLEMISKEEHYGERASDAYEAFESIIEMMEDRRE
- a CDS encoding DUF308 domain-containing protein, which codes for MTGKVASDLSLEVVIILIFGIFMLLFGLLLFWIHTGALPYAPDSTYGLFLVIISFQVVTMGKTPFGDLRRSWAVIILGICTAVVGMVACFIPGTLSTLVRVLVGIMLSVGGITLLLQLFVPEERGRRWMKISGILRHLTVACTLVYLISVILGLVTLFPGLTTDPETAVLLILYGSSFFYLSWSLQTVHREYSPEGTENPG